From one Candidatus Methylomirabilota bacterium genomic stretch:
- a CDS encoding ISAzo13 family transposase, translating into MVAEKAIRRRFRLIERHLDERLRRLVAAAEVAAAGAGGVSAVARATGVSRRAIRAGTKELTARGAAALAPGRIRRPGGGRKRAIDQDPTLLTDLEQLIEPATRGEPESPLRWTCKSLRRLATELTRQGHRTSHRMVAVLLRQRGYSLQANRKTIEGTHHPDRNAQFEHIAARVQATLRQGQPATSVDTKKKELVGNFKNGGREWRAGGRPRPVQVHDFVQPELGRAIPYGVYDLGANTGWVSVGIDHDTAAFAVASIRHWWQAMGRRAYPHARRLLITADAGGSNGARLRLWKVELQKLADRLHLPITVCHFPPGTSKWNTIEHRLFSFISQNWRGQPLLSHAVIVSLIAATTTRTGLRVRARLDTARYPSGLKISRATLEAVRLRPDPFHGDWNYTILPTPSAKR; encoded by the coding sequence ATGGTGGCCGAGAAGGCAATTCGACGGCGGTTCCGGCTGATCGAGCGGCACCTGGACGAACGGCTGCGCCGGCTGGTGGCCGCGGCGGAAGTCGCGGCGGCAGGCGCGGGCGGCGTGTCCGCGGTGGCGCGCGCGACGGGCGTCTCCCGCCGAGCGATTCGTGCCGGGACGAAGGAATTGACGGCGCGCGGGGCGGCCGCGCTGGCGCCGGGGCGGATTCGCCGCCCCGGCGGCGGGCGCAAGCGCGCGATCGATCAGGATCCGACGTTGCTGACAGACTTGGAGCAGCTGATCGAACCGGCGACGCGGGGGGAGCCGGAGTCGCCGCTGCGATGGACCTGCAAGAGTCTCCGGCGCTTGGCGACCGAACTGACTCGCCAGGGCCATCGCACGAGCCACCGGATGGTCGCCGTCCTGCTCCGACAGCGCGGCTACAGCTTGCAGGCCAACCGGAAGACGATCGAGGGCACGCACCACCCCGATCGCAACGCCCAGTTCGAGCACATCGCCGCCCGCGTCCAGGCGACCCTGCGCCAAGGCCAGCCGGCCACCTCCGTCGATACCAAGAAGAAGGAGCTCGTGGGGAACTTCAAGAACGGCGGCCGCGAATGGCGTGCCGGCGGGCGGCCGCGGCCGGTGCAGGTCCACGACTTCGTGCAGCCGGAACTGGGGCGCGCTATTCCCTACGGAGTCTACGATCTGGGCGCCAACACCGGCTGGGTCAGTGTCGGCATCGACCATGACACGGCGGCGTTTGCCGTCGCGAGCATTCGCCACTGGTGGCAGGCCATGGGGCGGCGGGCCTATCCCCACGCCCGGCGGCTGCTGATCACGGCCGACGCCGGCGGGAGCAACGGCGCCCGCCTCCGGTTGTGGAAGGTCGAGCTGCAGAAACTGGCCGACCGCCTTCACCTGCCCATCACGGTGTGCCATTTCCCGCCCGGCACGAGCAAGTGGAACACGATCGAACACCGCCTGTTCTCCTTTATCAGCCAGAACTGGCGAGGCCAGCCGCTGCTCAGCCACGCGGTCATTGTAAGTCTGATCGCGGCCACTACGACCCGCACGGGCCTGCGCGTGCGGGCGCGGCTGGACACGGCCCGATATCCCTCGGGTCTCAAGATCAGTCGCGCCACCCTGGAGGCCGTCCGCCTGCGGCCCGATCCGTTTCACGGGGACTGGAACTACACGATCCTTCCCACCCCGTCGGCAAAGCGATAG